DNA from Bacillus sp. 2205SS5-2:
ACAGAATTAGGTGTTGAATTCAGTACATCATCGCAGAACAACGGGTGTGAAGATCTTAGGACTAACAGCTCATGCAGAGAGAACGTTTTTGAACGCTACGTACTGGTCATATATAACTTCCTTCTCGTAAAGCAGCTGATTCCAATAAACCCATCTTGAACACAGAATAACCTCTACATCACTCCTTTTTCAAGGGTCTTGAACCCTTATCAATTGAGTGGATATGGTGTTTTATTAATCGTTGATAGAGTTAGTGAGCCAGGGACTAACCCTCTGGCTCTTTACCAATATTTAATGGTGAAATATTGTTTAGATTTAGTAACTACAAATACCTCCAAATTTTTGTTGAAATTATTGGGGGGACAATCATGAGTTGAATCTAGAGCTAAAGATTTCTTTTTTATTTGAAAGGCTCTTTTCGTATCCTTTTCTTTCTGAAATATCCTTATCTGACTTCTGTCTAGCCCGCAAAATGTAGGATATAAAAAGAAAAGTTGAGAGTCCTGAAGAATCAATAGGGTAAGCGTTAGTCATGAGAACATACCGGAAGAACCGTGCCCATGGACATGTATGTAATAGAAAAATGTAAGTTTCACTTTATTAAAGTAATCTGCCCAATATCGGAATAAAGAAAAAGCTGCAGATCAGCTGTGGATTCTCAGCAATCCCACCCGTTTGGTGTAGTTCTACTCTTTCTGACTATAGAATCCATAAGCAATAGTTCCAAGTAAAAGACCTATTCCACTTCCTAAAGAAATTGAAAAATACTTGAGAGATTGGTTCAAATAATACGCCAAGAATTACTCCGATACCTCCACCAAAAATCATTCCCAGTGGTATTAGACTATCTATAAAATCTTTGTTTTTCACACCTAATATTCTTCCTTTCTATACTACGTTATTGATAATTTATATTATTATATTCTTTCAACAAAAAAGTTCTTTTTTAGGGTCCTTTTGTAAATTAAATCTAACCACTTCTTATTCAGATTAAATTCCGGTTTGTTGAAGATTCCGCTAGCCCGGTCCAGCAATTGTGAAATAACAATTTAGCATTTATTCCTTCTATTTTCATCTCGTTTTTTTCGAGCAATTCTATTCAGTGTTTTAAAGAGGATAACTCCTTCATAATTCCTGTATCATTATTCTTTTTTGAGTTTTCTGTATGCTTATAGATTTGATTGACACCCCAAAACACTAAATTGTACTTTAGCTGAATATATTTCTGTTTATATAATACCATAAAAAGTAAATTGATCCTTGTCAAACTCAATAGCAACAATTTTCTCGAAAAGAGCCTTCTTTTTAAACCTCAGTAGGACGTTATAGTACGTCGGTAATCCAGCAATTTCCCCCACTAAAAAAGTGATTTACTAGAGTTTTTTCGTCTATGTCTTCGATTTGAAAGATACTTCCTTTCCCTAACAAACGGACCGAAATGAGGGCTATAGACACGTGAGATAAATGGTAGATGTAAAAGTGTTTTCTTCACGAAAGAAATTGAGTTAAGTACTCCCGCTGTTACAATTCATCGACATAATCAAGAAGATAGACAATCCCTCCGTCTGCCGTTGCGCTCTCCAAAGTGGGTTCAATAGAAAGTGTTCCTATTCTCGTACGAACTGCGTAATAAACATTCACTAGAAGGTACTCTTTCCATTGGATAGTTTGCTTCGTGTAAACCCTATTATATTAATGGTTAGCGCATTTTTTTATTCTTTTATCGAAATTATCTTTCAAATCTAGGGTGATGACACAAACCAAATTGTTTTCACTTCATAGATTGATAGTATTACACTTAACATCTATCATTTGCAGCACTAGATGTTAGTGTAATCGGCCTGCCCAGTACTAATAAGACAGGTTTTTTAAAATCTAATGAAAGAAAAAGGAGGTGAGAGAATATATGAACAAGGATAAAGGATTCATTTATGTCAGTAATCGTGGTTCTGATACGGTTTCAGTTATAGATGTTGATTCAAACAAAGAAATCAAACAAATCCCAGTAGGACAAAGACCATTTGATATTAACATCACTCCAGATAATAACTTTCTTTATGTAGCAAATAGATGTTCAAATGATATTTCGGTCATTAAAATCAAAAAAAATAAAGTAACTAAAACCATTAAGGTTGGAAAAACACCAATCGATATTGACTTCCAGCCTGGAGGAGACTTTAACTTCAGTGTAAATAATGGTTCCAATAATATCTCTGTCATTGACATTCAAAAAAACAAAGTTATTAAGGATATAAAAATTGGAAAGCAACCGTTTACTTCGAGTTTTACTACGAATGGAGATTATTACTATGCTTGTAATACAGGATCTAATAGTGTTTCTGTCGTAGACGCAGCCAAACTAAAAGAAATCAAACAAATTAAAGTAGGAAAACAACCATTTCAGGCACGTGTATCTCGAAATAATGAACAGGTTTATGTACCAAACAACGGTTCTAATACCGTTTCTGTCATCGACACGGCCACTAACAAAGAGATTAAGCAAATCAAAGTTGGAAAACAACCATCACGAACCTTTGTATCACGAGATAACCGGTTGGTTTTTGTAAGTAATACGGGATCCAATAGTGTATCGGTGATAGATATTGCCACATTGAAGGTCATTAAAGAGATTAAAGTTGGGAAAGGACCTTTTTTTGGAATGTTCACCCCAGATGGAAGTTCATATTATGTAAGCAATACAGGCGGCAAAACTCTATCGATCATTGATGTAGCCACATTGGCAGAAATTAAGCGAATTAAAGTTGGTGAGAATCCAGCAGTTGGCAGATTTACACAAGATGGAACTCACTTTTATATTCCGAACTCTGGTTCAGACACCGTATCAGTTATTGATACATGTACACTTAAAGAGGTTAAAAAAATAAAGGTAGGAAAACTACCAGAACAGGCCTTCTTTGTTTTATAACAACTGAAGAATGATAGAAGATCAGTTCCTCAGGTCGTTCTATTAATAGAAATAATTGGATTGGAGGAAACAAAATGGGAAATTCGATTAAACCTGTTGCTAATATTATCAATTCCGCTTTTCAATCCTCAAAGGGAAGAAATTTTGCTGGACTAACGGACTTATTAACATTTGGAGAAAATACTGTAGCTTGGGGTCGTCTCTTTAATCCGCCTACCTCTAAAATTGATTTATTTTTTGACTTCTTTACGCTAACAAACTTCTCCACCTCTCCCTATACGGCCAATCTTTTCGTCGATGCAATCCCGCCTGGGGAAATTTTTACTTCCTCTAATGTAGGGAATTTAAACACCAATTTCAATACCAAGCCGCAAGGAGAATTGCAGTTCAATCCCTCGGTAGAAGGAGAAAAAATTGGGGGAGTGAATACTGTTCTAAGACGAGTACCCGCAAATGAAACGATAACGAGTGGACAAATTAGTGGGAAAATTATCATTGCCCCTGGTAATTCCATTCTATTCTTATTAACAAGTGATGAAGTTGTAAAAGCTAGAATTGGATTTGAATGGTGGGAGGGGACAAATATCTTTTAAAGGTTCTGGTTCGAAAACTTCCATATCCATGCAAGTCCTCTCGGAAACTTGAGCTTAATGATGTTAGAATTTTAAAAGAGAAAGTGACCGCCAGTATGGAAAATTAATATTTTTTCAAATGGAAGAACTATCAACCTGAAATCACAATCTTAAAGGTATGTAGGAACCTCTATCTGGTCTAGTAGCTTCAACAGGAAATACGATTGGTTTTCACCTAAGTGATCAAAAGATATATAAGCAGCCGGGCGCGTTTTAAGGAAGCCTTGGCTGCTTATTTCGTGTGATCACGGAAGTATTAATAAGATTGACATACTTCTGGTGAAAACGATAGTAGATAAAACATAATAAATACAGGTAACCAATCCATAGATTCTGTTGTTTGAGCCTGTAAACAGAGTAATAATCCACTAATGAAGCATAGTATTTGATGCTTTCATTAGAAAATCCCAAATCTGGTAATAATTTTTGATCAACCTGGTATAAAGAATGTCTTTGTTTCCCTCGTTCCATCTCACGCTTTATTTCGCCAGCACTAAAGTCCATTGATTCGTGTGAAAGCTGTGTAAATTCATACAGACCTTCAAAATCTTCAAGTAGTCGCTTCAAGGGATCGATATTAGTCTGTTTTAGGCGATATTGCATTATGACAATTAATCGCTTTTGTTAGTGGGTTATGGCTTTCCCTACCGATTCTTGCATAAAACTATAACCGGAGATAACTATGACCTGCTATGATAAATAATTCATGATTTCACGAAAGATAAAGATTGGTACCACAAAAAGTTACGGACTAATAAGCCCTTTTTTCAATTGTCGTTTTTCTTCGGCATTTCAACTGCGATAGTTAAAAAGTTCACGAATCAAGTGCTGCTTTATTAGCCTAGTATTTTTACCAACTACATATAGATTGACCAGTTCACGATAGTAAAATGCTTGTTTAGAATACACCTAAGATCCTCATCAACTTCTTTGAGGTCGAATGTGAAAAATTGGTGTTTCATTTTAAAAATATCCAAGCTCAAAGATAAAGAAGGCCTTAGAATTGACCAACGAAAACTTAACTTCTTTGATTATAAAATGTTTAATCAAACTATTTGGTGCTTGGTGAGAAAAAATTTTCTTATTAGACAACATAGATTCCTGAAACTGAAAATCGCTTCTAACTGTTAAACCATATAGCGGTGTGTCATATCGGAAAATTTCAATAACCTTAACATTTACCATCATGTAGAAGTGTTAATGTGTTCTTATGCATGTGGAACAATTACGTAATCTAGCTTCTTTTTAACCAATAGATCAATAGAATTCTCAAATGTTTCATGGAGGGAAACTTTGCAAATAGGAGAATTTTTAAAATGTTGTTCAATAAATGATTTTGCTGCAAACTCGCTACTCGTTCCTAAGGGACCTAAAGTTCCAATTGTGATGAACTCTTCGTTTAGAAACGTATTAGGATCAACATTGATACCTTCCACAAAAAAGCTACCACCAATCTGTTTTATTTCATAATAAATAAATTTCAAATTCTTATGTTAGTTATAATGTTAATAAATACAAACAAAAAATTCAATTAGTTTTTTGTTGACAATCACTAACTAAATCTGTAAAAATTAAAATAAAACGAGGTGAAGTATTGGATGATTAAGAGATTTTAGAAACAACATTGAAGAAATTGACTTTCAAATTCAAAATTTATTACATAAAACAGGAATATTGGAGAAGTAAAAAGTCAAAAGGGACGACCAATATATAATCCAATACGAGAAAAAGAATTTTTAGAAAAGATTACAGATAATAAGGATATGAAAATGTAATATGATGTGAGCGAGGTATACGTTGAATATTTCTTCCGTACCTATATTGAAAAACGAAACACACCTGCCAGTTTTAATAGATGTAACCCATTCAACTAGGCGAAAGGATCTTTTAATTCCTATGACTTGTGCTGCAATTGCAATTGGAGCAGATGGGAGTAATGGCTGAGGTACATCCTAACCTAGTCCTTGCACTGTCAGACTCTAATCAAGAGATGGATCTTATGGAATTTGATAATAATATGAATGAGGTACTACATTACGTAATCTCAAATAAATAAGAACAGGTGTAATAAACATAAAATGTATAAAATTTTATTACAGTTTGAAACCAGCTTAAATTATAGTCTGAACTTTCTATTGCATATATAGACTAGGTATTCAACTTAAAACCAGAGCCATCAAGTGCTAGATAGGAATGATAGGTATCACTCCCCATCATTGAAGCTTGTATGTTTGAAGAAGAACTTGCCATTGTGAGGAATAAAGAATGAACAACTGCACCTATGAACTCTACCAATTGGAAGCTGGGTCATCTACACTTCCAAACTACATATATATCATTGTAGATATCGCTACACTGGAAACAGCAATCGTTGATCCAGGATGGAATTTTGAATTAATTGAATCATTTTTTGAAAAAATAGGGGTTAAACCTTCTGCTATATTGCTAACACATTCTCACTTTGACCATGTGAACCTTGTGGAACCACTTGTTGAAAAATATGGCTCGTCAGTGTATATGTCTAGTGTAGAATGCGATTACTACCAATTTACAGCCCCAAAATTAATCTGCTTTGAGGATATGGAAGTCTTAATTCTGGGAAAAACACGTATCCAATGCTTAGTGACACCTGGTCATACTGCCGGCGGGGCTTGTTTTCTCCTCTCAGATGCTCTTTTCACTGGCGATACTGTTTTCATTGAAGGGTGTGGAATGTGCAATAAAGAGGGAGGTTCTCCAGACCAGATGTATGAGAGTTTTCAACGTATCAAAAAGACTGTTGCTCCACATATAAGAATTTATCCAGGTCATTCTTATGGGAAAATGCCAGGTTGCCGTTTTGATGAATTAGAGAAATACAATATCTATATTCTATTAAATTCAAAAGAACATTTTGTGAGGTTCAGAATGAGAAAAAATCAAGAACATCCACCTTTTAAAAAAACTAATTGGATTTAGTAACTTTTGTACCTATTTGTCTTATAGTTTACAAACTTTGAGGGGTGAATATGTATACCATAGTTCAATATAGTGAACATAATACAAATTGGATTGGGAATCAAAAAATCTGTAAAGTAGAGGATAAAACATGAAGGATAAGGTATCTAATTTACATCTCAATAGCACTCAAGAAGAAGCTGACATTAAAATTATCGAAAAGTTTGAATTAAATGTCGCTAAGTTTCCAACTTCAATGGCAATTATTGGAGATGGAATAGAGGTTACATATCAAGAATTTAACTCAAAAGCAAATCAATTAGCACGAACACTTAAATCCAAGGGAGTTGGACCTGAATGTCTCGTTGCAATAATGGCCGAACGTTCTCTAGAGATGATGATTGGTATTTGTGCAATATTGAAGGCTGGTGGTGCTTATGTTCCAATAGACCCAACCTATCCCCAGCATCGTGTTGATTACATTCTTAATGATAGTCAAGCAAAGATTGTGCTTGCTCAAAATAAATTCTTAAACTACTTCAATAACCATTACCATACTACTATTAATTTAAATGATGAAACATCATATGACTCAAATGGTGAAAATATAGGACATATTGGTTCTTCTTCCGACTTAGCTTATGTTATTTATACCTCTGGTTCCACAGGAAAACCTAAAGGTGTTATGGTGGAACATCGTTCAATGGTTAACGGACTCAACTGGCTACAGAAAACCTATCCGATTAACCAAAAAGATGTAGTAATGCAAAAAGCATCTATATCTTTTGATCTCTCTGTATGGGAGTTATTTTGGTGGATGTTCGCAGGTGCAACACTTTGTTTACTTAAGCCCGAAGGTGAAAAAGATCCGGAATCAATTATAAATGCAATTGATAAACATCAAGTCACTACTATATATTTCGTACCTTCGCTTTTGAATCTTTTTCTAAGTTATACGGCTAATCCTGATATAGTCAAAAAATTATCAAGCCTTAAGCGAGTATTTTCAATTGGAGAAGCCTTACAAAAAAATACTGTAGATATATTCGATGAGGGTATTACAGACCATAATAATACTCAATTAATTAATTTATACGGACCCACAGAAACTACTGTTCATGTGACTTACTACGATTGTTATGGTAAAGAGATGGATGGAGTAGTACCCATTGGTAAACCGATTGATAATACCCGATTATATATAGTAGATGAAAAAATGCGTTCTCTGTCATATGAACAAGTAGGGGAGTTATGTATAGCAGGAGTAGGATTGGCACGGGGCTACATAAATATGGAAGAGCTTACACGTGAAAAATTTGTTGAACATCCGTTTGATGGAGAAGAACGTCTTTACCGTACAGGAGACCTAGCTCGTTTGCTTCCTGATGGAAATGTTGAATATATCGGACGAATCGACAATCAAGTTAAAATTCGAGGATTTCGTATTGAAGTTGGGGAGGTAGAACATCAATTACGTGAGTTCGAGGAAGTTAGAGATGCAATAGTCATTGTTCGTCATGATAAGAAGCACCAACTGTATCTTTGTGGCTATGTTGTTCCTAAACAGGTAGTAACAGAGCAGAGTTTAAAAGAGAGGCTCAAGGATATTTTGCCTGGGTTTATGATTCCTGATCGTTTGGTTATGATTGAAACTTTCCCATTATCACCAAACGGTAAATTAGATCGCAAACAATTACCGGAACCTGAAGAAATTGAGAGCAATCATGAGTATGTTGCACCTCAGAATGAGATAGAGCAGACATTAGGGGAATTGTGGAAAGAAGAATTGGAAGTAGAGCAAATAAGCATCCATGATAATTTCTTTTATTTAGGGGGAAATTCACTAAAGGCAATTCATTTGAAGCTGAATATTCAAAAAATATTGCAAGTAAATGTTCCGTTACAAGTCATTTTCGAACATTCGACGATAAAGAGTTTAGCAAATTACATAATTGGTAGAGAAGGCAAGGAGGAGTATAGGCCGATTCTAAAAGCAATTAAAAAGCCTTATTATCCACTGTCCTCCGTCCAAAAAAGAATGTATATGCTTAATCAACTTGATCCAGCATCGGTAAATTATAATATTACTAATGTTTTTAAAATCAAAGGTTATGTAGATATCGGCACGCTGGAAAAAGCTTTGCATACACTCATCCAACGTCATGAAAGCTTGAGAACAAGATTTATGATAAAAGATAAAAATGCCGTGCAAATAATCCATGATAAGGTACCTTTTAATTTAGATTATGATGAGGTAGAAGTTAAAGAAGCTGACGAACTAATAAAACGATTTGTAAAACCTTTCGACTTATCACGCGCACCATTAATTAGAGCTAAATTAATAAAGTTAGATGACTATCAATCTATTTTTATTCTGGATTATCACCATATTATTGCTGATGGTGTATCTACTAATATCATAATTGATGAGTTATCCCAATTGTACGCAGGGAAACCTCTGAAACCAATTTCCATTCAGTACGCAGATTACACTCAATGGTACCAAGAGCAGTTAGATAGCAATACATTTGCTGCTCAAGAAAAATATTGGTTGGAAAGTTACTCAAATGACCCACCTGTTTTAAATCTTCCAACGGATTTTAAACGACCTGACGTACAGAAATTTGAAGGAGCAAAAGTTTCTTTTGAAATTGATAGTGGTTTGACAGAGCACTTACTTAAGGTGGCAAGAGATAATCAAGCAACTCTTTATATGACGTTATTAACGGCTTTTAAAATGTTATTAAGTCGGTATACAGATCAAGAAACAATTATTGTGGGGAGCCCAATCGAAAATAGACAACATCCAGATTTAGATATGACCGTAGGAATGTTTGCAAATACACTTGTCATAAAATCAGTAATTGATCTAGAAAAGAACTTTGAAGAACAATTAAGTTTTATTAAAGAGGAATCTTTACGTATATACGAGAATCAGAATTATCCACTTGAGGATCTAATTAAGCAGATCAATCTGCAGAAAGACATTAGTCGTAATCCCTTGTTTGATGTCATGTTTGTATTACAGAATATGAAAGGAAGTCGACTATCATTAGGAGAGGCCCAAGTAAGACCATATAATTTTGATTTTAAGACATCCAAAGTAGACCTCAGCCTAATTGCTATAGAAAAAAATGATGGTATATCTTTTGACTTAGAATATAGTACGAATCTGTTTAAAGTAGAAACAATTGAACGTATAGTTCGGCACTTTGTAAAACTATTAAATGAGGTAACTAAAAATTCTACTAAGCCAATTAAAGATATTGATATTTTATCCCAAGCTGAGAAACGACAAATATTGGTTGAGTTCAATCAAAATAGTACCAATTTTCCTAAAAATAAGACGATTCAGGAGTTGTTTGAAGAGCAAGTAATAAAGTTCCCTGAACAGATAGCTGTTTCCTTAGATGGGGAGAATTTGACATATGCTG
Protein-coding regions in this window:
- a CDS encoding YVTN family beta-propeller repeat protein — encoded protein: MNKDKGFIYVSNRGSDTVSVIDVDSNKEIKQIPVGQRPFDINITPDNNFLYVANRCSNDISVIKIKKNKVTKTIKVGKTPIDIDFQPGGDFNFSVNNGSNNISVIDIQKNKVIKDIKIGKQPFTSSFTTNGDYYYACNTGSNSVSVVDAAKLKEIKQIKVGKQPFQARVSRNNEQVYVPNNGSNTVSVIDTATNKEIKQIKVGKQPSRTFVSRDNRLVFVSNTGSNSVSVIDIATLKVIKEIKVGKGPFFGMFTPDGSSYYVSNTGGKTLSIIDVATLAEIKRIKVGENPAVGRFTQDGTHFYIPNSGSDTVSVIDTCTLKEVKKIKVGKLPEQAFFVL
- a CDS encoding DUF6143 family protein, translating into MGNSIKPVANIINSAFQSSKGRNFAGLTDLLTFGENTVAWGRLFNPPTSKIDLFFDFFTLTNFSTSPYTANLFVDAIPPGEIFTSSNVGNLNTNFNTKPQGELQFNPSVEGEKIGGVNTVLRRVPANETITSGQISGKIIIAPGNSILFLLTSDEVVKARIGFEWWEGTNIF
- a CDS encoding MBL fold metallo-hydrolase, with amino-acid sequence MNNCTYELYQLEAGSSTLPNYIYIIVDIATLETAIVDPGWNFELIESFFEKIGVKPSAILLTHSHFDHVNLVEPLVEKYGSSVYMSSVECDYYQFTAPKLICFEDMEVLILGKTRIQCLVTPGHTAGGACFLLSDALFTGDTVFIEGCGMCNKEGGSPDQMYESFQRIKKTVAPHIRIYPGHSYGKMPGCRFDELEKYNIYILLNSKEHFVRFRMRKNQEHPPFKKTNWI
- a CDS encoding amino acid adenylation domain-containing protein yields the protein MKDKVSNLHLNSTQEEADIKIIEKFELNVAKFPTSMAIIGDGIEVTYQEFNSKANQLARTLKSKGVGPECLVAIMAERSLEMMIGICAILKAGGAYVPIDPTYPQHRVDYILNDSQAKIVLAQNKFLNYFNNHYHTTINLNDETSYDSNGENIGHIGSSSDLAYVIYTSGSTGKPKGVMVEHRSMVNGLNWLQKTYPINQKDVVMQKASISFDLSVWELFWWMFAGATLCLLKPEGEKDPESIINAIDKHQVTTIYFVPSLLNLFLSYTANPDIVKKLSSLKRVFSIGEALQKNTVDIFDEGITDHNNTQLINLYGPTETTVHVTYYDCYGKEMDGVVPIGKPIDNTRLYIVDEKMRSLSYEQVGELCIAGVGLARGYINMEELTREKFVEHPFDGEERLYRTGDLARLLPDGNVEYIGRIDNQVKIRGFRIEVGEVEHQLREFEEVRDAIVIVRHDKKHQLYLCGYVVPKQVVTEQSLKERLKDILPGFMIPDRLVMIETFPLSPNGKLDRKQLPEPEEIESNHEYVAPQNEIEQTLGELWKEELEVEQISIHDNFFYLGGNSLKAIHLKLNIQKILQVNVPLQVIFEHSTIKSLANYIIGREGKEEYRPILKAIKKPYYPLSSVQKRMYMLNQLDPASVNYNITNVFKIKGYVDIGTLEKALHTLIQRHESLRTRFMIKDKNAVQIIHDKVPFNLDYDEVEVKEADELIKRFVKPFDLSRAPLIRAKLIKLDDYQSIFILDYHHIIADGVSTNIIIDELSQLYAGKPLKPISIQYADYTQWYQEQLDSNTFAAQEKYWLESYSNDPPVLNLPTDFKRPDVQKFEGAKVSFEIDSGLTEHLLKVARDNQATLYMTLLTAFKMLLSRYTDQETIIVGSPIENRQHPDLDMTVGMFANTLVIKSVIDLEKNFEEQLSFIKEESLRIYENQNYPLEDLIKQINLQKDISRNPLFDVMFVLQNMKGSRLSLGEAQVRPYNFDFKTSKVDLSLIAIEKNDGISFDLEYSTNLFKVETIERIVRHFVKLLNEVTKNSTKPIKDIDILSQAEKRQILVEFNQNSTNFPKNKTIQELFEEQVIKFPEQIAVSLDGENLTYAELNQRANSLAQLLRQNGVLPSQLVGLMLERSLEMIVSMLGVLKAGGAYLPIDLDYPSERIAFLLKDSRTNLLLTSSHLAKSNEFSGKTLCIDQISFNREYIQNLEVKNQARDLSYVMYTSGTTGVPKGVCISHRNVIRLVKNTNYIPFSSDTRILQTGAFGFDATTFEVWGALLNGGTLYLIDKEGLLDTTLLKQTIITTSVNTMWLTSPLFNQLVDKDVSLFTSMKYLIVGGDELSPNHINRVREECQQLKVINGYGPTENTTFSTTYEIERYFENRIPIGKPISNTQAYILNKYNHVQPVGVIGELYLGGDGLTSGYFKRPELTKKKFINNPFNKIEKLYKTGDMAKWLPDGNIEFLGRVDHQVKIRGFRIEPGEVENKLLTHNAVNKAIVIVKEHPMSGQKYLCAYYTTTGNVEADHLDLREYLRQSLPAFMVPDHFLYLKEFPLNTNGKVDRKILPEPSHQGAINNAYTAPRNETEMKLVKLWEQALGVEKVSVIDHFYELGGNSLSATLLHAYIQKEFGIRLSLSSILKNPTIEIMAKQIRNDIHQNVMEIPVAQTKKYYPMSSQQGRMFTQQEMNPELTNYNVLTTVTLGQSLDITRFKNVLQHLIDRHESLRTSFEYENGQVHQKVWEKVVLDLEYYDSEDDLHKTPFMRSFDLSQAPLLRVGLVKVDNTTYKLIIDMHHIIIDGLSLIIFFKELQALYEGKMLPELNLQYKDYSEWMNQVRGHEIEARQATFWSDVFKEPSPILELPTDQKRLDNPNLSGAFLTFEINVQQTSALRSFALKEEATLFQILVSIYNVFLMKITGQEDIVIGTPVSGRNYPSLENVIGMFVNTLCLRNYPRQDITFSTFVRNVKQRTIDVFENQDYPFEKLVSEVVKDRRYNHNPLFNTMIALQSFDLYKMNFLGGNIQLSNEHGHFAMFDLNMQIYESEDQLVIDWEYVKQLFSTETMTNFQRYFIEIIDVVIQNPDVKLADIQLSIFPKTNKMEVTNFNFSF